CTGCTGGGCTCTGTGTGTCTATGTCCATTTGCATGTCTGTCTGTGTCCATCTGTATGTTCATTTGTGTCCATTTGTGTCTGCATGTCTGTCTGTGTGTTCGTCTGCATGCTCATCTGTGTCCTTCTGTAAGTCTGTGTGTCCATCTGTGTGTCTGCCTGTCTGCATATCTCTGTGTGTCCCTCTGTGTCTGTTTCTATCTGTGTGTCCATCTGCCTATCTATATTTGTGACAAAGGAGCCCTCTGGAGTCCCTGTGAGCAGCAGACTGAGCAAAGTGTCCAGGGTGCAGATGGGGTCCTCTCACGCCCCTGCCTGGCCTCAAGGCAGCACAGGAACCCTCCTGGTGTGGTGTGGTCCTGTTTGGGGGACAAGGGGTGCTGCCATTGGCAGGAAAGGAGAACCTGGCATGCCAGTGGGTATAGAACAGGGAAGGGGCATGAGGAAGAGAGAGTGGGCACAGGAAGTTCAGCTCTGCACCTCACTAGGTGCTTAGAGGCCTCAGAAGCCCATTCCTGGCCTCTGCAGCTGCCTTCTAGGTGCTTTGCAGATCAGAGTCATCAGGGGGGTGAGGGTTGCCTGGCACTTACTAGCCCTGCCACGCTCAGGGCAGACAGGAGCTGTCCAGGTTCACCTGGCCTGACCCCTCCCGTCTCTAGTTCCTGCTCTTCACTACCCCAAATGGGTCTCCCCTGAGGGCAGGGTGTGGCCTGGCGGGTGCCCTGGTCCTGCAGCTGCCCCTTCACAGGCATGGTCCTGGCTGTCCTGCTGCACCATGGACACCTGCCTCGGCTGTTCCAGAGGAACCTGCTATATCCGAAGAAGAGCAAGTTCCGGGTGCCCCGTATGAAGCCAGCTCAAGGACCCAGcagccggctggatgggggttcaGGACGGGGTGGCTGCTGAAACTCATGGAGTCAGGCTGTGATGAGGCATCGGTTCACCCCTCCCTCTGTAAGAACCCTGTCAATAAATGGCTTCTAAGACACTACGGCCACACACCCTTCTAGAAGGGCAACAGGTGGTAAAAGGGCTCAACAAGATGCAGCTGCTCAGAGATTCAAGGGTGTGTACGAGCTGCCCACTGCTGCCCTGCCCTCAGAGCAACCTCTTCTGCCCTCCCCAGGGCTTATCTGAGCCCTCTGAACTGTATGTGACCCCCTTCTGCCCTATGTGGCCCCAGCACCCCCAGGGACTGAGGGGCTCAGAGTCACAGCCCTGCTGCTGGCTGAGTCTGAACTGCATGGAGCCCAACAGGACCTGGAGTGCCCAGGTATGGGCTGTGTTCCTGGCTGAGCTGCCAGCATCGATCCTACTGCAGATCACAAGCCTGGGTTCTTAGCCTGTGATGTGTGATGGGGACTCACCCTGTAGAGTCACTTGGGGACTCTGGGATCCTGTATCTTGGGGTGTCAGCTTTGGGGCATGGACGAGCAGCACCTACAGGGATGGCACAGGCACCCAGTTCTGTTTTGttgagctcagaggcaggtgCAGACATTGCCCAGGATTGGGGGCACTGTACGGTAGACCTGGGCAGCTGTCCACATGGCGGGCATCCTTGGGAACAGGGGTGTAAACAGGGTCTTCGGGAACAGGAGTGTGGGCACAGTGGAGCTCCCTGGCTGCAATGGTGCCATCAAAAGTATCTGGGCAGCAGATGGCACTGGGCTGGGGCACTCTCAGCACGTGGGGCAGGAGCACTGTCCCCTGGGCCACTAGCCTGACCACACTAGCAGAAGGCACCATGGGTCTTGTGGGAGAGCCctggagaggcagagagaggggcAGCGGGGAGACTAGCACAGCCTTGTGCCTGCCCGAGCACAGAGAAGAGCCTGAGCAGGAGGAGATAGGGGAGACTACATCAGCACTCTGGAGGGGGCTGGTGGCAGCAAGTCCTGGAAATCAGGAACAGAGGCCACGTTCCCACTCTCCTGTAGGTGGTGCTCACAGATGGGGTGATTTGCACACTCGCCTGCAGGTGGCGCTTATAAACCCAGGCGATGTTACCACTTGCCTGCAGATGGTGCTCACAGATAGGCAGATGCTTTCACTCGCCTGCAAGGGGCGCTCACCGATAGGGCAATGTACCCTCTTGCCTGAAGGTGGTAGTTACAAACATGAGGCTTGGAACTGTACGCACTCTATGCTAAGGGCTGCAGCATTGAGATCCCAGCAAGgccctcccccaagccaggagagctCATGTTTTCTGTTACACTGAAGTTCCAAAGCCGTGGGCAGATGAACTGAAGCTATGGTAcactggggaggacatttgccttgcacgtggcccacccaggtaccatccctggcatcctacagggttccaggagtgattgctgagtgaagagactggggtaacccctgagcattgcaggttttgggtgtggtccctaaacaaaaacaaaagctgtgAGGGTGAGACAGGGAGACACCCCCAATGCAGAATGGCTTCAAGACACTTAGGACTCACCAGACCATTCCTGGAGTCCAGGAGAAGGGAAATAGCCCTGCCTTGGTGTAGAGGGACCCCAAGGTGCCACACACCTGGCACCCAGCAGGACATCCGAAGATGGAGGACCCTGAAAGCATGTAGGAGATCTAGGCAAACTTCCAGGAGCTTGGGGACAAACGTTCCCACACCACGGCCACTAGGGTCCCCAGACCCACAGCAGAGAAACCTCTCCCGAGGGGCAGCGGGATCTGGGTTGCTCTGTGGGTACCCaactctgagcttttttttttttttttttttgggctacacccagtgatgcacagggattattcctggctatgagctcagaaattactcctagcttggaggatcatatgggacgccaggggtttgaaccatggtccgttctaacatgcaaggcaaacaccctaccgttgtgccatcgctccagcccccactctGAGCTTTAGCCAAGCTTCTTCTCCATCCTCCATTTCCACTTTCTGACATGATTCTTCTCCAGCAGACCCTGCACACGCTCAGTCCTAGTGTTACAGCAGATCCAAGCAGCACTGGTTCCCATGGTGTGTCTGGTCAGCATGGTGACTGCTGCAGATCTCAGTCacaatatttccttttattcaaCAGGTCACATGGATGCatcttgtttgcttgcttttgtttgagggctacacccagcagtgctcagggctctgcaactcagaactcactcctggtgatgctcaggacaccctatgggatgccaaggatcatacatgggtcagttgcatgcaaagccagtGTATTCCCACTGTGCTGTCCCTCTGGGTGTATATCTGGAGGCTGATGTGGTTGCAGAAACAGGAACCTCTGAGTCTGGGTCAGCAGCCTAAGTCACTGTCCCtcttctcctttttgtttttctgtttttgtttttattttggagtgtgTGTGAAGAGAGTTTGGAACACACACAGTGTCTTCAGGGTTGACCCCTGGTtctgatcactcctggaaggctaagGTTctagatgtggtgccagggattgaaccctggtcaatgTATGCAAGCGCTGCCCCTCCTTCCAAGCAGTGGCCCAGGTTTATCTATTTCATGTCTTCCTGCCCCTCAAATGCTTCTGCTTTCTGATTCGTTATGCTCTATGAGGTCATGGGATAACCAATCCATGAGGCATATGCAAATACTGATATGGGAGATGAGGATTGACTGGCCAATCACACATGTCTTTGTATGGGTTCTGCCATGATCTCcatgcatatatttaaattagGTTTTTAAGACTCAAAGTAGAGTGTGTGGGACCCCAGGATGGGGGAGGCCAGAAAGCAGGAGAGCAGGCAGTGGCTGGACTAAGGTTAAGTGTTGCCCTGTAGAGACGAGCACAGTGACTAAGGTAGATTGCATATGGACGGAGCCACTAGGAGGAGACTTGTGACCCCCCCCTTCTTCCTGCTCACTCTCATCTCCAATGTCATTGCTaccctccccttttctctcccctgccaccctcccctcttcctctcacctctcctctcctcacttcCACTCACCTCCCACCTTCACCTCCGTCCCTCACCACCCCTCATCCCCTGGCAGAACAGGGGCCTTGCAAACCTGGAACCGTTTAGGGCTGAGAGCTTTATTCCAGCTGTGACAGGCAACAGCAGCAGGAGGCTGgcaggaaccccccccccccactctgccCTTCTACTCTAGGCACTCGGGTCCCTTCCTTTGCAGGAAGCAGcaccttcctgggagctggaagTGGGCACCTGGGCcagagccacacacacacacacagaatcctGATTTGGGTGGGCCTTGGAGCTGCAGACCATGGGCCACACCGAGACCTCCTGAAACTCCTTGGCTGAGTAGTAATAGCAGACTGCGTCCAGGCAGCCGTTGGCGTCTGAGAACTTGCTGGTGACGAAAAGGGCGCTCTTGAGGGCACAGGTGTGTTGCTTGGGGCCCAGTGCCAGGTACACAGTCAGCACCAGATGCAGAGGTAGGAAACAGGCCACGAACACGGCCAGGTTCGCCCAGACCATGCGGGACGCCTTGTGTGTGGCCTCCACctggcctgggtcagccacgggcCTCTGTGCCAGGGCCGCGCCCACACGCAGGGAACAGAAGGCAAGCACGGCCAGCGGCAGGTAGAAGCCCAGCAGTGAGAAGATGGCTGGTTGGGGGTCCTGAGTAAGGGCATCAAAGAGGCAGGTGGCACCCGTACTGGATGCCAGTATCACCCGCAGGCCCAGTGAGCCGCCCACCAGCACCCAGAGAAGTAGGCACAGGGCCAGGGCACGGCCTGGGGAGCGGAGGCTGCGGGCCCACAGCGGGTGCTGCACGCCCACGTAGCGGTCTAGGGAGATGGCCATGATTAGGCTGATGCTCATGTACCTGTTGGCCAGGTAGCAGCCCTGGCAGATGTAGCAGAGCAGTGGTGTTAGGTACTTGCTGAACAGCAGGGTGGGCAGCGTGCACAGCAGACACAGGTCGGCCACCGCCAGGTTCACCATGTACACATGCGTCGCGGTCCAACGTGGCAAGCGGCAGCAGAACACCCAGAGCGCCAGCGCATTCAGTGGCAGGCCCAGGGCCAGCAGCAGGCCTGTGTAGGTGTATCTGAAGACCTCGCTGCCCCACAGCCTGAGGTACTGGCACGGCCCGCTCAGGTTGTTGTTCATGGTCCTGAAGGGACTGCAGATCACCACTTTCTGGGGCCTGGCCACAAGCTCCAGGGGATCCCCATCTTCCCTTGCCCATGGGAAAACCCAGCCTGGGATAGCCCCCCCCCCGTTATATATGtggttttggggtattttttttgtttggtttttgggtcacacacagcagcgctcaggggttactcctggctctatgctcagaaatcgctcctggcagactcggggctccatatgggatgtcaggattcgaacaccatctttctgcatgcaaggcaaacaccctgcctcgatgctgtctctccagcccccctgttATATATGGAagcctttaaaatatttctctgtaatatccttatctctgcctgttgtccacctatgaccttccaggtgggggcgctgttgagagcccaATAAATAGTGTTCAAGCGAGGTGCTCAGGTTCTTTGGGGGCAGCTAACTAGCTAGCTCTAGGTTTTTGGAGCTGgtggtaggctgacaaaggattctgcatcCGACCTTCTCGCCttttaaccctcctgtctgtgtggattatttgccgtggataaatattaccaagatatcTTCCCCCTCCAAGGGAAgaggggaatgggaatcaatttctcattctgggagctctttgaggatccatcgATAACCAGTCAAGGAGTAAATTTGACACAGCACTCCGCCCCCCATTCCCTGCCCCTTTCCTGGAAGCTGAGGGAGGTCCAAAGTCCCCTCCAAAATTCCAGAACCATCTCCCTCAGATCCCAGAATGAGTCCTGCTTGCTCCCCTGTGGGGTGGGGTAGTGGAGGAGGAGATGCCTCACCCCCCCCAGTCCTGTCTGCAGCCATCCCTAGGGCCCCCACAGCCAGGGCTCCCAGAAGCCGTGCCTGAGACACAAGGTATGAACATAGGGTCAGACCTGGGCCCCGATCATGGTGGGGGACATCAGCCCCCTGCAGGGTCCCCTTGTGGA
This is a stretch of genomic DNA from Suncus etruscus isolate mSunEtr1 chromosome 5, mSunEtr1.pri.cur, whole genome shotgun sequence. It encodes these proteins:
- the GPR35 gene encoding G-protein coupled receptor 35 yields the protein MNNNLSGPCQYLRLWGSEVFRYTYTGLLLALGLPLNALALWVFCCRLPRWTATHVYMVNLAVADLCLLCTLPTLLFSKYLTPLLCYICQGCYLANRYMSISLIMAISLDRYVGVQHPLWARSLRSPGRALALCLLLWVLVGGSLGLRVILASSTGATCLFDALTQDPQPAIFSLLGFYLPLAVLAFCSLRVGAALAQRPVADPGQVEATHKASRMVWANLAVFVACFLPLHLVLTVYLALGPKQHTCALKSALFVTSKFSDANGCLDAVCYYYSAKEFQEVSVWPMVCSSKAHPNQDSVCVCVALAQVPTSSSQEGECANHPICEHHLQESGNVASVPDFQDLLPPAPSRGSPTRPMVPSASVVRLVAQGTVLLPHVLRVPQPSAICCPDTFDGTIAARELHCAHTPVPEDPVYTPVPKDARHVDSCPGLPRVCGRSVLEAIY